The genomic window TTTGCTGATGCAGTGCGTATGTTTCATATCCTGCATTACAAATCATAAAAAGGGAAATTAGCACATGTAAACATAGACATTGTTTTGTGAGTGCGGTCCGTTTTCATCTGCGACATCTTACTGTTTCATAAACAGctggttttcttttctgttcacaGTGTATACTGTgggtggaaaaatgaaaatcccTGTGTCTGGCTACAGTCATTAGATGTCTGCGGACATGTTCATTCACATCAGCACAGTCAGCTAAATGACTCATATTCTCTCAGTTGTTAGCTGCTAATAAACTACGCAACATTATCCCAGAGTTTATGGGATAATGTTGcaccaaggttgtaatagttttggatttttcattatagtttagttttatttagttttgactttttctctctagttcagttagtttgaattcatgtttagagcaggtttgctagttttcattagttttcgtttttttctaaatacttagttttagtattaattttagttttgtcatatcttttctattcttctccatcgtattctaataaatcccagacaggactctgctgctttctcccagctttagtctccatgtttccaggtagagtggggacaagaagacgactggaaaccacaagtgacaagaagtgacaaactgttaaatatcatacagtgccagcagataaaattgcttgagggaaataaatcaatttcatatcggtccaacattgacaaagacaaaaactaagggaattttacccataatctttataagttttagttagttttgtaagcacacaaaacagtttcagttagttatcatttttttcttttaattatagttaattatttcagttgacgaaaatgtttttacaattctggtttttgtcatttcgttagttttcactaacaataataaccttgtgttGCACATCCCACAAATTGTGGGATAATGTTGCTTCTAATTGTGTTGGATGTGGCATTTGGTTATAAATGACCATATcttacatgatgatgatgatataaaCAACACCCTGCAACTgacaaatgtctattaaaaagcAAAGTTGTGCAATAGTCCGAGTATTCACAAACAACACAAGTGTCTATTCCACAACACCCTCCCAGCaattaagtacatttttttttaacaacctaCTTGTAAAATTATATACAATATTTGAATTATAATTTATATAGATAAAATGTGCATGTATTCTGCTGATGGACTACATATCTGTTTGCTATCCTTCATACctactgttgtgactttttaACAACACAGACACATGGTCCAACACATACTCCACAATCACATAATTCAATTAAAATGCCAATATGCAGAGAGAAATCTCCAGGATGTTTTGATGGATCTGTTCAAAACTGCAGTAGGTTTGTTTTGTGTAGCATGACAGGCCTGTGAACGATCCTCCACCGAGTCAGATTACATGACTTCTGTGGTGGAAAtaagatcagatctacaaactgATCAGGCAGGCCGGCTCTGTGGTCGGCATGAAGCTGGACTCTGTGGTGATGGATGCAGAGAAGAGAACATTCAAGAAATGACAGTCCATCATGGACGATGGCAGTCCCCCTCTGCACACTGTCATCAGAGCACACAGACGTCTGTTCAGCCACAGGCTACACCTCAGGACTAAAACAAACAACGAAAAACTCCTTTGTCCCCTGAGCCATCAAACTGTACAACTCTGCACtccaggggagggggaggagtagcaggaggaggaggaggaggaggagtagcaggagtagcaggaggaggaggaggaggaggaggaggagtagcaggaggaggaggaggagtagcaggaggaggaggaggaggaggaggaggagtagcaggaggaggaggaggagtagcagGAGGAGGagtagcaggaggaggaggaggaggaggagatgaggaggcgATAGAACAACTCTACCTCTGCTCAGTGGAACTGTGTAGTTCTGTGGTGCAATGTTGgatttgttgtttattgtttattgtagtgtacaatgtttgtttgttgttgtcggtaatttaggtttgtttttttgttttttacctctgcttattattattattattattattattattattattattattattattattattattattagcattagcattagcattagcattattatCAACATCATTtgatgttgtgctgctactggagcCATAaattcctgagggctctgcctaagggatcagtaaagttctatctaatgtaatgtaatgtaatctaatctagtcttacCTGGGTAGGCACTTGCAGAGAACACAGTGGGTGACTGGTCCACCTTCATGGCCAGACCAAAACTTCCTCTGTAGGAGGTGCTGTCGCGAATCACAAATGTTCCTGGTTCTTTGTCTTTTATCAGGACCTCGGCTAAAATGAATTAAACATCACAAATAAATCATTAAACAGAGTTGCTAATATCTCTTAGTGTTATACGAATGTGTGTTCATAATACAGAGGGGAAAATGTCTCTTTGAAATGTTACCTTCTGCTCTGCTGATATGTGGACGGAACCAGAACTTTGACGTGTCCATGACAAACTTCATCGAGGGCTGACTTGCATGAAATGGACCTGAAGCAGCCATGAAATTGGAAATTTGAGTCACATACTGTATGTTGAAAATGGGATGCAAACAAAATGGACGGAAGTGACTGAAACTCACTGTGAGAAGAAAATGCCTTTGAGAAgccggtgtgtgtttgtggtccAGGAGATGGTCCAGGCTGGAGGAGGTGCAGGTCTGGCTGTGGTGCACCATTGACCAGAAGGATGGGAATGTCGGTCAAAGACCCAGACAGTGAAGCAGGACTGCTGTGGACGCCTTTACTGTGAAACTCCTGGAAATGTTCCTGCTTTGCTGCTGAGGTTTTGTCTGGACTGTACCTGGCATTTGTTCTAGACTCTTCGAGGATGGAACCGGACTCTGGAGAGTCGGCATCTTCACTGGCCAAGGACAGGTTACTAAACAGGAAGAACCGCAGCATGGTCTTAAGACACCACTTAAAGAGGAATGACTTCAGGacatattacattttaaaaactacTGTTAAAACCAGCAGtgttaaagtaaaaacaaaaattaacaaactaaCTGCTGGTTAGTAAATCTGGCTGTGTGcgtcacaaaaataaaatatgtacaatcTTTAGTAAACAGAGACTTTGTTATATCTGATGTCATGCATTCATTTATCCTACCCCCTTCACCTAAGATAATAGGTAAAAATAAACCCATACCTCAAAATAAATTAGAGTGCAGCTATCGATTACTTTTGTAATCAACTAATCTATcaaatattttatttagtttgattaaacaattatttgaatagccaaaaaaaattttgactgtGTGAAGAACACAtggctgaaaatgacaaacagcttGTCTTTTATTCTGGAACCAGctaaaacaacaaccacaaacatattaaagtaaaaggatacactgtaaaaaaaaaaaaaaaaaaaatctggattttaacagaatttttactgtttattttgtagctttttcctgtatttttaagatacaggaaaatatcaatgaaattacaaaagcagactgtgattttacatggcaaatgtaaaataacattaaaaaacttttactgtgaataaccaaaaaatttaaattttttaaaagaatttttttcttttttcacagaaaaatacagttaaaatacatttgcaaatgtatcataatttcacaaatatttcttttctatttatgagattaaactgttaatttaaagtttaatattgtaaaaaaaaaaaaaatagtaaaacgaggtaaattactgacaattaactgtaaaagaagtatttgttctagtttaacaagacttgtttgttaattgacaaatattttgtgtaattacgggaggtttcacaacaaaaacgttgaataaatgtagttttgtgaatgtataacatgtataagcactgataaactatccaaatacagtttttatcagtggattgtacaacttattctcattgaaaattatatatacatatatatatgtgtgtgtgtgtgtgtgtgtgcatatatatatgtaatttgattgtattaatattctttattaaacattaaaaagtaaaaaaaaaaaaaaaaaaaaaaaaaaaagctaaatctgatgtaaagtcagggcaaaaaactattaaaaaactactaattatggaaaattactgtatttttatgagatggttattttacacTATATTTTCGGCAcctctgctgccagaataatgctgtttttttttacttttttttttttttttttttttacagtgtatatgaaaatatctatatagaaataacaacaataacagtatTGAGagtatatagaaaaatatatatagatacaaacaagtcaaatgacatctacaaacaaaatgtacacttcaacacatttgtattcaaCTTACTAATTTAGCAAAAACTTAAGATGGAACAAATTTTGTGATAATCCTggtatcatgtgcatcacaataagcatccgtgtgaaacacaacaatggaaaactgtatttgaatattttttgggATTTGAGTTAAATGGTTAATCATTTTAGctctaaaataaatacaattaaaagtaCTTACGCACTCACGGATCCATTTAAAATGGACGTGAAATCAAAAACCaaagtgttaaataaataaataaataaaaaataaaataaaataaaaaataaattaaaacatttaaaaataaaaaaatatcaaaatttaaaaaaaaaaataaaaatttaaataataataataaaaaaaaaaaaaaataataataataaatacaataaataaataatttaaaaaagaacaaactgtaaaactaaatataaattaaatctgataaaaaaaaatttccaaactGCAATGTCATTAACATCAAATGATATTAATCTGTACCTGCCGAGGATGTAGCTGGTATCTGAGCACGTTGACGTGGACAGGAGCGAGGTAGCACTGTTTCTGTTGGAGTGAGTCAAGCGCAGGGAACCCTGGGAAATGGTTCCGTCCTGTTTTGGTCCAGGAATTCGTCGAGGTGCGCTTCCACATGGGAGCGGAGgaagggaggaggaaggagagccAGAGAAGACCAGTGTGCCATGGGGGCTGCAGCTGAGACTGCTGTGGGTGGGGATGGGAATGTTAggggacacagactggaccacGGTGGGAGGGGGGCAGGGGGGACACCCTCTGGAGACCAGGACACAGCCAGACACGTCTTCATCTGGACGAGAAAATAAAAGCAAAGGCAGGAAATGTCATAAAGGAAGTGAAAGTGATccggtatggaagtaaatctgtctcgtcagattttgaattattgAATTCGTaccactgaaattttttttgcactgaaattaagtatctgaattttttgtctctcaattttactatgttcataaatttagaattaaaaaaaaattcaaatgcaaaaaattcagatgcaaaatattcagatgcaaaaaattcagatgcaaaaaaatcaaatgcaaaaaattcagatgcaaaaaattctgatgcaagaaattcagatgcaaaaaatttggatgcaaaaaattcagatacaaaacattcagacacaaaaaattcagaaacaaaaaattcagacacaaaaaattcagatgcaaaatattCAAATGCAAACaattcagctgcaaaaaattCAGGCGCGAAAAATTCAGATgccaaaaattcagaagcaagaaattcagaagcaaaaaattcagatgcaaaaaaatcaaatgcaaaaaattctgatgcaaaaaattcagttgcaaaaaaatcagttgcaaaaaaatcagaagcaagaatttcagaagcaaaaaaattcagacgcaaaaaattctgatcacacatccgggacactgaggataagcaatgattctatctcaagtcgaaccgacagccagccagttgagttacgttaggttggtcatgtgacgccgaaaaaattcagataattcatttcaaatttaaaaaaaattcagtgctaaaaATTtagtgtcttttataattcagaatctgatgatgcagatttacttccataatccagtcaacagaaaaaaaaaacccaaaaacctgtGCATGTTCTCTGACGTTGCTGACTTTGGTTTTGTGTTAGCAAAATGGGCTTGGGCTCCAAAAGTAAACACACAGCTGCCAAAACTCACATGACAAAGACGTTCACATTTCCCGTGCAGGTACCTACTTGCACCACACAGATTATTCCATCTCTAATGTCGAATAGTTCATTTCAGCTGTTGCCATGTTTCCAAATCACCCAGAGGAGTCTTGACTTGTTCTTCTGCATCACAGTCTGAGTGGAAAATATGCTGCGTGGTCGTCCATGACCAGGGGGGCACATCCTAGTTACATACTGACTAACTGGCTTATTCAGTTGGTCAAATTTGTTTCAGTTTTACAGAAGGAAGCGTGTATGTTGCAACAGTAATTTTCCTGCTTTAACCTTTGATCAGTGTGTCATTATACCTCCTCTCGTTGGCCTCACAAGCCCTGGCTCTGTAGTGTCATAAGCATACTGTTTTCAAAGAAAGGACAAGCTACAGGAAATCTATTTATACGCTTAGTTTCAAAGCATCAGTCAGTAAACACAACACTGTACTGGTGTTATTCTGACGGTGAGCTTCACTGTTTGTACCTTGGGTGTGGTACTATATTATCCCAGAGATGCTCAAGTAGTGCAGTTACTCCGTgacaaaataaatatgaaaactaACTTAAAAGatggagagagtgtgtgtgtgtgtgtgtgtgtgtgtgtgtgtgtgtgtgtgtgaaaactaacagaatgacaaaaactacaattgtaaaaacattttcgttaactgaaataaataaaaactataattaaaagaaaaaacaataactaattgaaactgtattatatgtttacaaaactaactaaaacatataaaaattttggataaaattcccttcattttcgtctttgtcaatgtcggattgatataaaatgtaTCAGAGACTGTAAACTGACCTTTGAACCTACATCTGATTAAAAAACAGATCCTGAAAAATCAGTTATCAGTCACAAAGAGGAGAGTGATGCTAATTGTCTCTCCTCTTCCAAATCCAAGCTATGgttatttttaattcattcattcattttctgaacccgctttatcctcactagggtcatgggggtcacttggagcctatccaagctacataagggcgaaggcggggtacaccctggacaagtcgccagttcatggcagggctgaacataaagagacaaacaatcactgtcacacctatgggcaatttagattaaccaattaacgcATGTGTttggaagctggagtacctggagagaacccacgcagacaacatgcaaactccacacagaaaggtcccaccccccgtctactggtgttggaatcgaacccaggaccttcttgctgtgaggcacaagtgctaaccactgcactaccGTGTTGCCCGTGTCGTGGTTATTTTTATCACAGAGTTTTGTTGACTTCATTCTGATTGGTCAATAACAGcattttgttgtgtgttgttacctccaccaagaggtATTGTCATgactctgctttgtgtgtttgtttgtttgattgttagcaactttatgggaaaattaTTCCAACCATCCTCatcaaattgtacccacagataggcctaggccctgggatgaacccattaaattttgggccaattaggccaaagttcaaggtcacagcaaggtcacaaaatctacaactttcctatctctcatcactgatcaatttttcaaaattcatttaaaaaattcaaaatgattccgattagcctccaatttgatccacctgtagctcatAACAATAACTTGTATCTGgcgcaaaattgtccacatccactgtggaatgtgaactctgtggacatttccatttaacattgaaaatcccatttaccacacatttttcattataactcaacaaatactgattggaattgaatataatttgacagacacatgactggtaccaagcttcaactttgtacgaaatatcgttcggctccatttctcttccgttacgctctgttgacttttgttattttttatgcaccattttcaaaaaatcgtaaaaaatgcaattcgtgaaatatcatGAAATTTGTTTAGCAcgtccatagtttaaaaagaaatagctgatccacacatgcacaccatttggggtggtttgcgttctctgaatacGTGTTTTATCACAGAGTTTTGTTGGCTTCATTCTGATTGGTCAGTAACAGCATTGTTGTGTGTTATTTCTGTAACAGACTGTTGCTGTGCTCAAAGATTATTCTATTCAGtggaaaaaatacaaatcaatCAAATGAAATCATTTCTGATCAACAAGTTTTCTTTAGTAAATATTCGTGTAATTAGTGGGATACTATAATCCCTACAACAGCCATTCTCTAAAATACTGACCTTTAAAATtcactatttatttatgtatttgtttgtttgctcgtttgtttgtttatttttactgtacCTGCAGGACTGATGCATGAGGGGCTTCGGAGGGGTTCAAATGTTGGATCCAGTTCAAGGATGAGCTGGTTGAGATTTTCTAAGCAAACATCCAGATCTGGATCGCCATGGTTACCGCTGGGCTCATCCACTCTGGTCTCTTGCAGCTCATCCAGTCGTATTGTTTGGCCCACTCTCAGAACGTGCTTGGGTATCATGTGGTTCATGCCTTGAGGTGTAGGCATCATGTTAGGAGAGCTCAGCGTCCTCTGAGACcagcaaagacacacacacaaagggtaCAGATCAGACACCCTGTCCTCAGGTTCTGCCTTTGTCACTACCATTGTCAGCTGTGTGCTCCCAGATGCTCGGATTCATAGAAAATGACGCACATTGTGGTGCTCTCACAcgagatagataaataaataatcaataaatgacATGACAGCTGTTGTTATGGTTAGTAAATACAACATCCTGCACTTCCCTATGAGGCACATGTCAGAATATGTATCCCTGGCTGACCATAAGTGAAGTTTTTCTCAGAGCATGCCTTCTGatgaatacacacacatgcactggcTCACGTCTGGGGTCATATCAGCATTGGGAATCCACACTCATCAGAGCCTGGGTGTGTAATATGTGGCTCACATTGTGCCTCAGACGAGGTGTGGTCCACAGTGAGTCACCTGGGAGACCGTGGTTGCCATAGTTAAACAACTGTTTTCCAATAACAGCAGTGACAACAGTTAGTAGTGTTTTGTCAAGTAGATCTACTGCCGttcagttcaatttttttttaatcaagagaGTAAGCCACTGAATTTCATTTAATGGAACCAAATTTTGTAATTACACTTTTGAGTTTATCATCCTTTTCATTGAATAAGTAACAGTATGCATTTGGAACATCTTCATATACCACAATTTACAGACACTGTTTGTCTGTGACAAAATCAGCATGAGTCTAAGTTTGATATGTTTAATACAAGACATTTCTCCAACACACAGATACAGAGATGTTTCTCCATGTACAGTGGACAAAGACAAAGCTTAAACTAAAAAGAAGTTCAGAATTTAGATTTTCCAAAACAATTCATGCATTTAATATGTTTACTGCAGCTCATACTCAGTGTGGGTTTATATCTGTCATTAAGTTAAAGAAAGAAAACCTTACCTTGTTTTCCTTTGGTTGGGATTCCACTGAGGAAATGCTGTGTTACTCTTGGACGGTTCACTGTTTTACTTCAACATTTCACAAGTTGCATTCTTTTATTAGTGGATCCCAGCCCTTTTCCCTGGAAGCCAATCAGCTGTGAGCATTACTAATCCCAGTGACGGCAGCTTATGAAGTCATCTACGCAATGGAGAGTTTATGGCTTGAGGGaagatatttttctttctaaaagaataaaagctcATGAGCTCACAGAGCTCATATCTCGTCCAAATGAGAGATGCAGGACTCGCCTATTGAGAGCAGGAGGAAATATTAACtcagtagttcagtgttttccaaccttggggtcgggaccccatgtggggtcacctggaattcaaacggggttgcctgaaaattctagtaattaTATTAATCACTAGAATTAATAATTCTAGTAAAAaccttgctaataaaaaatatatggtgagttgagagagacaatcacaattcataaaagacatgacaaactgtgaagctgaaactgaagcactgtggttctgtttatctgtcaaatgatcaaggaaaatcaaattctcactttgtgcagtaatctcaacctggctcttctgcctccatccataataatatatattatatagactaaatgttgtctaaaattatcgtttatttgcaaaatagtatcg from Sphaeramia orbicularis chromosome 1, fSphaOr1.1, whole genome shotgun sequence includes these protein-coding regions:
- the LOC115426811 gene encoding tensin-4, producing the protein MMPTPQGMNHMIPKHVLRVGQTIRLDELQETRVDEPSGNHGDPDLDVCLENLNQLILELDPTFEPLRSPSCISPADEDVSGCVLVSRGCPPCPPPTVVQSVSPNIPIPTHSSLSCSPHGTLVFSGSPSSSLPPLPCGSAPRRIPGPKQDGTISQGSLRLTHSNRNSATSLLSTSTCSDTSYILGSNLSLASEDADSPESGSILEESRTNARYSPDKTSAAKQEHFQEFHSKGVHSSPASLSGSLTDIPILLVNGAPQPDLHLLQPGPSPGPQTHTGFSKAFSSHSPFHASQPSMKFVMDTSKFWFRPHISRAEAEVLIKDKEPGTFVIRDSTSYRGSFGLAMKVDQSPTVFSASAYPGESSSDLVRHFLIESSAKGVRIKGSSQEPYFGSLSALVYQHTICAYALPCKLLLSSQELDKTEDRANTKPGSDDNNKTAANFLYLNLVPTEMLTGPCAVQRAVSSTLESTTGSFTPTIVNMKVSSKGVTLTDINRKLFFRRHYPAQLLSYSGEDPDGRRWVKGSSFDARMFGFVAKGIEAGVENVCHVFAEYDPLQPCAKVIEFIRAAIAKP